The Scomber japonicus isolate fScoJap1 chromosome 13, fScoJap1.pri, whole genome shotgun sequence genome includes a window with the following:
- the ovca2 gene encoding esterase OVCA2, which translates to MAPLRVLCIHGYRQNSSSFREKTGALRKLLKKQVELIYMSAPLSVQHVNSEAPDKGNGPGPGPGGDEDHRGWWFSDTQARSFSAQQQCEESLGLDESVAAVREAVKDQGPFDGILGFSQGAAFVAMLCSLQEQKLEPEFCFRFAILVAGFRSACREHQKFYDGPIQIPSLHVFGLEDRVIPDNMSRELLPSFQDPQVLTHPGGHFVPATSAHRQTYQDFLKSFQ; encoded by the exons ATGGCACCTCTTCGGGTCCTGTGCATCCATGGTTACCGTCAGAACAGCAGCTCGTTCCGGGAGAAGACGGGAGCTCTGCGAAAGCTGCTCAAGAAACAAGTGGAGCTTATTTACATGAGCGCACCACTCAGTGTACAACATGTTAATAGTGAAG CTCCAGACAAGGGGAATGGTCCTGGACCTGGACCCGGAGGTGATGAGGACCACAGGGGTTGGTGGTTTTCTGACACCCAGGCTCGGAGTTTCAGTgctcagcagcagtgtgaggaAAGCCTGGGGCTCGACGAGAGTGTGGCGGCTGTGAGAGAAGCTGTGAAGGATCAAGGTCCGTTCGACGGCATCCTTGGCTTCAGTCAGGGAGCAGCTTTTGTGGCAATGCTGTGCTCTCTGCAAGAGCAAAAACTGGAGCCAGAGTTCTGCTTCCGCTTTGCCATCCTTGTTGCTGGTTTTCGTAGCGCGTGTAGGGAACACCAAAAATTCTACGACGGTCCCATCCAGATCCCCTCCCTGCATGTGTTTGGACTGGAGGATCGTGTCATCCCTGATAACATGAGCAGGGagctcctcccctccttccaaGACCCTCAGGTCCTGACGCATCCTGGTGGCCATTTTGTCCCTGCCACATCTGCTCACAGACAAACTTACCAGGACTTTCTCAAGAGCTTCCAGTGA